One genomic segment of Vicia villosa cultivar HV-30 ecotype Madison, WI unplaced genomic scaffold, Vvil1.0 ctg.000306F_1_1, whole genome shotgun sequence includes these proteins:
- the LOC131626571 gene encoding protein FAR1-RELATED SEQUENCE 5-like, which yields MDEISSSTNVTQDVGSISDENNESWQHFVFHELSSIKDFYAKYAHEKGFSVRRNLHSFYDSRNKKTDIVQYIRYVCNKHGFKHGSRADPKNKTNSDTPVLIEYHKEKELPEERTGCPASISLKYDSNVKGYHIYKWNVTHNHPLHKPEHSHYLRSAREISEPQKQLAIINSKSGMSVRSSFQVMRQIAGGSKNLGYCFQDLKNFLTTVRQKEMVIGDATIIQEYLRNEALRNPSFYYDIQVDSEENIASIFWSDAIMQQDYELFGDLISFDTTYRTNTEYRPLAPFLGFDNHRKSVLFGCALLYDETSASFDWLFTTFLKCMKNKKPITIYTDQASALMKSVPNIFPDVFHGLCSWHMGENAKSNLGSRCNGAFLDELHHLVSNVDDEAEFDFNWNKMLQNCFGGKATSEFTWLVQIHRNRTQWSSAWVKSHFTAGLKTTQLSESFNAFLRHFLQPDHSLVQFFIHFNVMVEKMRDNHADCDFKAANTRPRNNYPNSQLMRSVVAKYTPASFAFIHKQYDLSFKYYYEEDMSRSSISNRVFKVFTIQLVRDADEMDFDNDAAANVYMSVEEVPENLLPNDQDPLRLDERVVTVDIGNKIFTCTCRMFENRGFLCRHVFKILDFLGSSVQYQSLKSIPDHYILKRWTKGIRPSLDALKPISIGGIQDTTFAQRYQQASGVMLQIITRVCMDPDACQFFLNAAIECGKQAEELIVAKGVSGQPSSSRSASCKDTSVAEPLVVDSSVKKFKKRPNPIRAKKRLKSDYELARERQRFIAQRKKQKKEEDAAKLALTINNVD from the exons ATGGATGAGATATCGTCTTCCACAAATGTCACTCAAGATGTTGGTTCAATCTCCGATGAAAATAATGAATCGTGGCAACATTTTGTCTTCCACGAGCTTTCATCAATCAAGGATTTCTATGCTAAATACGCTCATGAAAAGGGATTTAGCGTGAGAAGAAATTTGCATTCCTTCTATGATTCTCGTAACAAAAAAACGGACATTGTGCAATATATCCGTTATGTTTGTAACAAGCATGGTTTCAAGCACGGAAGTCGGGCGGATCCTAAGAACAAGACAAACTCGGATACTCCTGTTCTCATTGAATATCATAAAGAGAAAGAACTTCCCGAGGAAAGGACTGGTTGCCCAGCTAGTATTTCGTTGAAGTATGATTCCAATGTTAAAGGTTATCACATATACAAATGGAATGTTACTCATAACCACCCTCTCCATAAACCCGAGCATTCGCATTACTTGAGATCGGCTCGAGAGATTAGTGAGCCTCAAAAACAACTTGCTATAATAAATTCAAAATCAGGCATGTCTGTAAGATCCTCCTTTCAAGTTATGCGTCAAATAGCTGGTGGTTCAAAGAACCTTGGGTATTGCTTCCAAGATTTAAAGAACTTTCTCACCACTGTTCGACAAAAGGAAATGGTCATTGGTGATGCCACTATTATCCAAGAATATCTTAGAAACGAAGCTTTGAGGAACCCGTCATTTTATTATGATAtccaagtagattctgaagagaaCATAGCTAGTATTTTCTGGTCAGATGCAATCATGCAGCAAGACTATGAATTATTTGGTGATCTCATCAGTTTCGACACTACTTATCGAACAAATACGGAGTATCGCCCATTAG CTCCGTTCCTTGGATTTGATAACCACCGTAAGAGTGTATTATTTGGTTGTGCCCTGCTATACGATGAGACTTCAGCAAGTTTTGATTGGTTGTTTACCACTTTCCTGAAGTGCATGAAAAATAAGAAACCCATTACAATTTATACAGACCAAGCTTCTGCTTTGATGAAGTCAGTTCCAAACATCTTCCCCGATGTCTTCCATGGCTTGTGTTCTTGGCACATGGGGGAGAATGCAAAGTCCAACTTAGGCTCTCGTtgcaatggtgcatttcttgacgaACTACATCACTTGGTTTCGAATGTTGATGATGAGGCAGAGTTTGACTTCAATTGGAATAAGATGCTTCAAAATTGTTTTGGTGGTAAAGCCACTTCTGAATTTACTTGGCTTGTCCAGATTCATCGTAATCGTACTCAATGGTCTTCTGCTTGGGTGAAATCACACTTCACTGCCGGTTTGAAGACCACACAGTTAAGCGAGTCGTTCAATGCCTTTCTTCGCCACTTTCTTCAGCCAGACCACTCACTTGTGcaattctttatccatttcaatGTTATGGTTGAGAAAATGCGAGATAATCATGCTGATTGTGATTTCAAGGCTGCTAATACTAGGCCAAGAAACAATTATCCCAACAGCCAACTCATGAGGTCCGTTGTCGCCAAGTATACTCCAGCAtcgtttgcattcattcacaagCAATATGATCTTTCTTTCAAATATTATTATGAGGAGGACATGTCAAGAAGTTCAATTTCTAATAGAGTTTTCAAAGTGTTCACAATTCAACTTGTTCGTGATGCCGATGAGATGGATTTTGATAATGATGCCGCTGCGAATGTTTATATGTCGGTCGAAGAAGTTCCAGAAAACCTTCTTCCTAATGATCAAGATCCTTTGCGACTTGATGAGAGGGTTGTTACGGTAGATATTGGGAACAAGATTTTTACTTGTACCTGTCGGATGTTCGAGAACCGGGGATTCTTATGTCGCCATGTTTTCAAGATATTAGACTTCTTAGGGAGTTCTGTCCAATACCAGTCCTTGAAGTCCATACCTGACCACTACATATTGAAGCGTTGGACTAAAGGAATTCGTCCATCCCTTGATGCTTTAAAACCCATCAGTATTGGAGGTATTCAAGATACTACTTTTGCACAAAGATATCAACAAGCTTCTGGTGTTATGCTTCAGATTATAACCCGTGTTTGCATGGACCCTGATGCGTGCCAATTTTTTCTTAATGCTGCAATTGAATGTGGGAAGCAAGCGGAAGAGTTGATTGTTGCTAAAGGTGTTTCCGGTCAACCTTCATCTTCCAGGTCTGCATCTTGCAAAGATACTAGTGTTGCTGAACCTCTTGTAGTTGATTCTAGTGTAAAAAAGTTCAAAAAGAGACCCAATCCAATCAGGGCTAAGAAACGGCTCAAAAGTGATTATGAGTTAGCTAGGGAGAGACAAAGATTCATCGCACAGcggaagaaacaaaagaaagaagaagatgcTGCAAAATTAGCTTTAACAATCAACAATGTTGATtga
- the LOC131626572 gene encoding uncharacterized protein LOC131626572, with translation MRTRSAARIVNNDHSDDFVTIIEEDVNDRTAAVGTEEAEDGFADMRNKKGKRTSSNILHRNMRTRSAARIDNNDHTAAVGTEEEDLNDHTGAVGTEEEEDGSADMRNKKGKKTSSRILHRCFPKKLTELVLLLNEGKKDPRKKEDCIKKEKYITECGFGGLLKLNITIIPGVFVSWILDNFDEHRGMIVNENARITVGEEDVKRVYDLPRGKKIIDLEKVDKSSKEKVKKFKEQLGYIGETYDSMIHIHTNVLYEKLMNFEITKNKAWAKGFILLAIGTILCPTTSYLISLNYATVLSEVKKVSSYNWCQHLIQHANGGIKKDACSGKADFHFLLVHFLDMVQTTKQKEIVEKAPSCGNWEDGNVSMELKKIKKKGGFNKVIILDKQDCDIPESSMAAKDMGDEVRHDKIAETAKRSREKVIQRKGKKRKTQNVDDEMMEAHLAPQDYALEEAKKQIKICDEKLKFWADWKTYWVKQAEEAESSMRKGKEVGEKEHRSNTEKEVGDKEDAAHEPRNASPELVESEDNDSDHGLEEQAANLVDKEDDAEQPGKEDDANQPEKESQEKHGDTAEMNDSDWGQPSFSLGFSTPISLEESRKSPSDVATYTLMENIPQNEQIPLPKRISALSQYFRSPYVMQMKKAKLSEEDTQLVNYAWTLAEANGGAMEVLFQDKCKMLDNLNRGSLFCLKKDCKLEGDVIGNYFSFLNKKEMMKGKMKRLIFPVTYEFEHGVKITRRKKDHREAHVVAEYAEDLIRQLKYMDFNDIDVENPEYWFFPVYLKSHYAAYVIDFKEQRFGFLNSCERFTFRKEDEWDNWGKWKVRYGMELINAKRNEPIDFSQWSWEDVNLPLQHDRKSCGLFVLTYIEKWDSKQAAIWDFFKHWDMMTNEEQDDFMEIQRVKVLLDILKREDNELLQNLTKLALTLAEEEAACAMEDDLEKEAEKNKKKVKTKKSAPNLGEEEEECSMAQVLEKEAGKKTKKPRTKRKKTLY, from the exons ATGAGAACAAGATCTGCGGCACGAATTGTTAACAATGACCATTCTGATGATTTTGTTACAATCATAGAGGAAGACGTAAATGATCGTACTGCTGCAGTTGGGACTGAAGAGGCAGAGGATGGATTTGCTGACATGAGAAATAAGAAAGGCAAAAGGACTTCATCAAATATATTGCATAGAA ATATGAGAACAAGATCTGCGGCACGAATTGACAACAATGACCATACTGCTGCAGTTGGGACAGAAGAGGAAGACTTGAATGATCATACTGGTGCAGTTgggacagaagaggaagaggatggAAGTGCTGACATGAGAAATAAGAAAGGCAAAAAAACATCATCAAGAATATTGCATAGGTGTTTCCCTAAGAAGCTGACAGAATTAGTTTTGTTGTTGAACGAGGGAAAGAAAGATCCTAGGAAGAAAGAAGACTGTATTAAGAAAGAGAAGTATATTACGGAATGTGGATTTGGTGGATTGTTAAAACTGAACATCACCATTATCCCGGGGGTATTTGTAAGTTGGATTTTAGATAACTTTGACGAACATAGGGGAATGATTGTCAATGAAAATGCAAGAATTACAGTTGGAGAAGAAGATGTGAAGAGGGTATATGATTTGCCAAGGGGTAAGAAGATAATTGATTTGGAAAAGGTTGACAAATCAAGTAAAGAAAAGGTGAAGAAATTTAAGGAGCAGCTCGGGTACATAGGGGAGACTTATGATAGTATGATCCACATACATACCAATGTTTTGTATGaaaaattgatgaattttgaaatcaCAAAGAACAAAGCTTGGGCAAAAGGTTTTATATTATTGGCTATCGGAACCATTCTTTGCCCTACTACTTCATACTTGATTAGTTTGAACTATGCTACAGTGTTGAGCGAAGTAAAGAAAGTTAGTAGCTACAACTGGTGTCAACACTTAATTCAACATGCCAACGGAGGGATTAAGAAAGATGCATGTTCTGGGAAAGCAGACTTCCACTTTCTTCTA GTACATTTTTTAGATATGGTGCAAACAACCAAACAAAAGGAAATAGTTGAAAAAGCACCAAGTTGTGGAAATTGGGAGGATGGCAATGTGAGCATGGAgttgaagaaaataaagaagaagGGAGGTTTCAACAAGGTGATCATTCTTGATAAACAAGATTGTGATATTCCAGAAAGTAGTATGGCAGCAAAAGACATGGGTGATGAAGTGAGGCATGACAAAATTGCTGAGACTGCAAAACGTAGTAGAGAGAAAGTGAtccaaagaaaagggaaaaagcgaAAGACACAAAATGTGGATGATGAAATGATGGAGGCTCATTTGGCTCCACAAGACTACGCATTAGAAGAG gctaaaaaacaaataaaaatttgtgatgaaaagctgaagttttgggcAGATtggaagacttattgggtcaaacaggcagaggaagctgagtcttcaatgagaaaaggaaaagaagttggAGAAAAGGAGCATCGTTCTAATACGGAAAAAGAAGTTGGAGATAAAGAGGATGCTGCACATGAGCCTAGAAATGCAAGTCCTGAATTGGTTGAGAGTGAAGACAATGATTCGGATCATGGGCTTGAAGAACAAGCTGCAAATTTAGTTGATAAAGAGGATGATGCAGAACAGCCCGGAAAAGAAGATGATGCAAATCAGCCTGAAAAAGAAAGTCAAGAGAAGCATGGTGATACAGCTGAGATGAATGATTCTGATTGGGGTCAGCCTTCTTTTAGTCTAGGATTCAGTACTCCTATATCATTGGAAGAAAGTAGAAAGTCACCATCTGATGTGGCAACATACACACTTATGGAGAACATACCACAAAATGAACAGATTCCGCTTCCAAAAAGGATCTCAGCATTGTCACAATACTTTAGATCCCCATATGTAATGCAAATGAAGAAGGCAAAATTGAGTGAGGAAGACACACAATTGGTCAACTATGCATGGACATTGGCAGAAGCAAATGGAGGAGCTAT GGAGGTATTGTTCCAAGACAAATGCAAGATGTTAGACAACCTTAACAGGGGATCCTTATTTTGTCTCAAGAAGGATTGTAAGTTAGAGGGGGATGTCATTGGAAACTATTttagtttcttgaataaaaaagaGATGATGAAAGGAAAGATGAAAAGGTTGATATTCCCGGTTACATATGAA TTTGAGCATGGCGTCAAGATCACTAGACGCAAAAAGGATCATAGAGAAGCCCATGTAGTGGCCGAGTATGCAGAAGATTTAATAAGACAGCTCAAATACATGGATTTTAATGATATAGACGTGGAAAATCCTGAATAT TGGTTTTTCCCAGTTTATTTGAAGAGTCACTATGCTGCATATGTGATTGATTTCAAAGAACAGAGGTTCGGATTTCTGAATAGTTGTGAAAGATTCACATTTCGAAAAGAAGATGAATGGGACAACTGGGGGAAGTGGAAAGTGAGATATGGGATGGAGTTGATAAATGCTAAGAGAAATGAACCTATAGACTTTAGTCAATGGAGTTGGGAGGATGTGAATTTGCCTTTACAACATGATAGGAAATCATGCGGGCTATTTGTTCTGACATATATTGAGAAATGGGATAGCAAGCAAGCTGcaatttgggatttttttaagCATTGGGATATGATGACAAATGAAGAGCAAGATGATTTTATGGAGATTCAAAGAGTAAAAGTGTTGCTAGACATCTTGAAGCGTGAGGACAATGAGTTGCTTCAAAACTTGACAAAGTTAGCTCTGACATTGGCTGAAGAAGAGGCTGCATGTGCTATGGAGGATGACTTGGAGAAAGAAGCAGAGAAGAACAAAAAAAAGGTGAAGACAAAGAAGTCAGCCCCTAACTTgggtgaagaagaggaagaatgtTCTATGGCACAAGTCCTTGAGAAAGAAGCCGGGAAGAAGACAAAAAAACCTAggacaaaaaggaaaaaaactctATATTGA